Proteins encoded by one window of Silvibacterium dinghuense:
- a CDS encoding alpha-L-rhamnosidase C-terminal domain-containing protein yields MLYLLTVVASSNARAQRSIDPARRVVLAEPPPNRLREQFVWTANDAAALDPTLQARVRGQNDKVEPHFFRAHFYVEQVPREATLYLAGPRAATVYLNGQVVLQSTDHPTRPKGLTVLHAAVSAALRPGENVIAIEAMRGHSSLHTGADATINQVTYGEVLACKIVPQSTGIDAKPLVISDGSWRSVLASGTGWQEPGFDDTSWPRVQALGVLGMKSDFLQWNADAGLYTWPGYAGISDRLRVFSLQPVTDTKSADGETVDFGREISGRVRITTRSSEPLTVQVSYGESREEAERGKSYLGTRTMLIPPRSISYGPKSGFRYVRVIAPQSLLRRIQIDAQGITYPVRYLGWFESSDPTVNRIWETAAYTARLCMQEGIWDGVKRDRARWMGDLDVTGRTISSVFGEDAAVEETMKDIIGEPPVTRDINTIVGYSALWITGQAELYRHSGDRNYLQAMRVPLMQLVKRMESEVDADGVFRNHEGHKVFVDWSEGFSSDTAESRVATGFELTRAFDEAAFLFEQLGDKEEAAQARTEADQMRAAARVHELTGETFGQRWQTNAMAVLSGSTDAGERDAIWGQILSHIGEGDAVITPYYGYYVLSAMAELGHGREALDWMRRYWGGMLEEGATSFWEAYDPHWPKQDFHAYLQADGKQGYYVSLAHGWSSGPAPWLMERVLGIRPTDAGFREVTIAPELDGLKWARGAEPTPRGAIRVEVSANVVMVTLPPETRATVRLPFSADAVVKQNGRLLPTWDEAGNQKKIVLDHAGTYRFDVTSPLVTEEKHHAP; encoded by the coding sequence ATGCTGTATCTGTTGACCGTTGTCGCTTCATCTAATGCGCGGGCGCAACGTTCCATTGATCCGGCGCGCAGAGTAGTTCTGGCCGAGCCTCCGCCGAACCGGTTGCGGGAGCAGTTCGTATGGACGGCAAACGATGCTGCGGCGCTGGACCCGACGTTACAGGCGCGTGTCCGGGGGCAGAACGACAAGGTAGAGCCGCATTTCTTCCGGGCACACTTTTATGTGGAGCAGGTGCCGCGCGAGGCGACGCTGTATCTGGCCGGACCTCGGGCTGCGACTGTGTATTTAAATGGGCAAGTCGTGCTGCAGAGCACAGATCACCCAACCAGGCCGAAGGGATTGACCGTACTCCATGCCGCTGTATCCGCTGCGCTGCGGCCGGGTGAAAACGTGATTGCTATCGAAGCGATGCGTGGGCACTCCTCGCTGCACACAGGAGCGGACGCGACTATTAACCAGGTGACCTACGGAGAAGTGCTGGCATGCAAAATCGTGCCACAGTCTACGGGCATTGATGCCAAACCGCTGGTGATCTCGGATGGCTCGTGGAGGAGTGTGCTTGCCTCCGGGACAGGATGGCAGGAGCCAGGGTTTGATGACACAAGCTGGCCGAGGGTACAGGCGCTGGGCGTGCTTGGGATGAAGAGCGATTTTCTGCAATGGAATGCCGACGCCGGGCTATACACCTGGCCAGGATATGCCGGCATCAGTGACCGGCTGCGTGTGTTTTCGCTGCAGCCGGTCACCGATACTAAGTCAGCGGACGGAGAGACGGTGGACTTCGGGCGCGAGATCAGCGGGCGCGTGCGGATCACGACCCGTTCTTCAGAGCCGCTGACTGTGCAGGTGAGCTACGGTGAATCGCGTGAGGAGGCTGAACGCGGGAAGAGCTATCTGGGAACGCGGACGATGCTGATTCCCCCGCGCAGCATCTCTTACGGGCCAAAGAGCGGTTTCCGCTATGTGCGGGTCATCGCACCGCAAAGCTTGCTGCGGCGGATACAGATTGACGCACAGGGAATCACGTATCCGGTGCGTTATTTAGGCTGGTTCGAGAGCTCAGATCCTACGGTGAACCGCATATGGGAGACGGCCGCATATACAGCGCGGCTGTGTATGCAGGAGGGGATCTGGGATGGCGTGAAGCGCGATCGCGCGCGATGGATGGGCGATCTCGATGTGACCGGACGTACGATCAGCAGCGTCTTTGGCGAAGATGCCGCAGTGGAAGAAACGATGAAGGACATTATTGGCGAGCCGCCGGTGACACGAGATATCAATACAATCGTGGGCTACTCGGCATTATGGATCACAGGGCAGGCCGAGCTCTATCGCCACAGCGGAGATCGAAACTATCTGCAAGCAATGCGTGTGCCGCTGATGCAGTTGGTTAAGCGGATGGAGAGCGAAGTGGATGCGGATGGAGTCTTCCGCAATCATGAGGGGCATAAGGTCTTTGTCGACTGGTCCGAAGGGTTCAGCTCGGATACCGCAGAGTCGCGTGTGGCTACCGGCTTCGAGTTGACACGGGCCTTTGATGAAGCTGCATTCCTCTTCGAGCAGCTCGGTGACAAAGAGGAAGCAGCGCAGGCTCGCACAGAAGCAGACCAGATGCGGGCAGCTGCACGCGTTCATGAGCTGACAGGCGAGACCTTTGGCCAGAGATGGCAGACGAATGCGATGGCCGTGCTTTCCGGGAGTACCGATGCCGGCGAACGGGATGCCATCTGGGGGCAGATCTTGTCGCATATTGGCGAGGGCGATGCGGTGATCACGCCTTATTACGGCTATTACGTGCTGTCAGCGATGGCCGAACTGGGGCATGGCCGCGAAGCACTGGACTGGATGCGCCGGTACTGGGGTGGCATGCTCGAGGAAGGGGCAACGAGCTTCTGGGAGGCGTACGATCCGCACTGGCCGAAGCAGGATTTTCATGCGTATCTGCAGGCCGACGGCAAGCAGGGATATTATGTTTCGCTCGCGCATGGATGGTCGAGTGGCCCCGCGCCCTGGCTGATGGAGCGGGTGCTGGGCATTCGTCCAACCGATGCAGGCTTTCGCGAGGTGACGATCGCTCCCGAATTGGACGGGTTGAAGTGGGCACGAGGCGCAGAACCGACGCCGCGTGGAGCTATCCGCGTGGAGGTAAGCGCGAACGTAGTGATGGTGACCTTGCCTCCGGAAACGCGGGCTACAGTGCGATTGCCTTTCTCGGCAGACGCGGTTGTGAAACAGAATGGAAGGCTGTTGCCAACATGGGATGAAGCAGGCAATCAGAAGAAGATTGTGCTGGACCATGCGGGGACCTATCGCTTTGATGTGACTTCTCCGCTCGTTACAGAGGAGAAACATCACGCACCTTGA
- a CDS encoding glycoside hydrolase family 28 protein, which produces MLCFALSVATFAHASGKVCDVRAFGAAGDGHSKDTAAIQKAIDSCAETGGTVRFTPGTYFSAPLEWKSHVRLQLDSGATLLGSSDMDDYPIREDAPWRRVSLLHADHATDIALTGAGIVDGNGQIWWTQQESDRHAGLKEKPRPMLFDLTHSSKIRIDGVTIQNSPQYNIMAVLCDGLTVRNVKILNPGRNAPNTDGIDPISSSHVFIEHDLIDTGDDDIAIKSGLVERGDPDVPSTHITIRNCALRNGHGLSIGSETAGGVRDVHVEHVTFQGTRQGIRIKSARGRGNDIGNFVFKAITLSGVEVPIQITAYYTGGVHGDTAQPMTPHTPRFHDFRIENVRATGAKQAAEIYGLPESPIRNLVLRHVHIASEKGAAMQYAQIRATDFVVTASSGESILKGPGLDMERK; this is translated from the coding sequence TTGCTCTGTTTCGCCCTGTCTGTAGCCACATTCGCTCATGCCTCGGGCAAGGTTTGCGACGTCCGCGCTTTCGGCGCCGCTGGAGACGGTCACAGCAAGGACACCGCCGCCATACAGAAAGCCATCGACAGCTGCGCCGAGACAGGCGGCACAGTCCGCTTCACACCTGGAACCTATTTTTCTGCGCCACTTGAGTGGAAGAGCCATGTCCGGCTCCAGCTCGACTCCGGCGCTACGCTCCTTGGATCGTCCGATATGGACGACTATCCAATACGCGAGGATGCTCCCTGGCGTCGCGTGTCACTACTTCACGCGGATCACGCGACGGATATCGCACTCACCGGCGCGGGGATCGTCGATGGTAATGGCCAGATCTGGTGGACGCAGCAAGAATCCGACCGCCATGCAGGACTTAAGGAAAAACCTCGCCCCATGCTCTTCGACCTCACCCACTCCTCGAAGATTCGCATCGATGGCGTAACGATCCAGAATTCGCCGCAGTACAACATCATGGCCGTGCTTTGCGATGGCCTCACCGTGCGCAACGTCAAGATTCTTAATCCCGGACGTAACGCACCGAATACAGACGGCATCGATCCCATCTCGAGCAGTCACGTCTTCATCGAACACGATCTCATCGACACCGGTGACGATGACATTGCCATCAAGAGCGGCTTAGTCGAGCGCGGTGATCCCGATGTTCCCAGCACTCACATCACCATTCGGAATTGTGCGCTGCGCAATGGTCATGGGCTGTCCATCGGCAGCGAGACCGCAGGCGGTGTTCGCGATGTGCACGTCGAACATGTCACTTTTCAGGGCACCCGGCAAGGTATCCGCATCAAGAGCGCGCGCGGCCGCGGCAATGATATCGGGAACTTCGTCTTCAAGGCCATCACGCTCTCTGGCGTGGAGGTGCCTATCCAGATCACCGCATACTACACCGGCGGCGTACACGGAGACACGGCGCAACCCATGACGCCGCATACGCCGCGCTTTCATGACTTCAGGATCGAGAACGTCCGTGCCACGGGTGCGAAGCAGGCCGCGGAGATTTACGGGCTACCTGAGAGCCCAATCCGCAACCTCGTCCTGCGCCATGTTCATATCGCCAGTGAAAAGGGTGCAGCAATGCAGTACGCTCAAATTCGCGCCACCGACTTCGTCGTGACTGCGTCCAGCGGAGAAAGCATCCTCAAAGGGCCTGGTCTCGATATGGAGAGGAAGTAA
- a CDS encoding sodium:solute symporter: MRTADVLVIAAYIAGLIGIGLRFSRRQNTTDEYFVGGRSIPGWATGLSLLATIITSVTFIAYPGSSYAGDWSLMVPGLLFVGVLALVGRVIVPFFRHVVRMSVYEYFGHRFGPRVRLYASLAFAAGHFSKMAFVFYLLALTLAGMTGWPVQRIIVLTAAITIFYTLIGGVKAVVWSDVVQGFVLWTGILVSLGYLLFLPAQGPHAVLADVWKHGKMSLGSTALRFDQPTILVLVIYGFFFYLQKYTADQTVVQRYLIAKSDKSALRGIALGAGLCVPVWAAFMLIGSLLWSFYRLTGERLPKSITKPDQVFPHFLLTHLPAGLAGLFIAALLGAAMAMLASDMNCFSVIATEDFYRLARPQSSDRELLRVGRIVVALCGAAAAAMAILLVHSQGSALSLYYTLTSIVAGGLAGLFLLAFLVPRATPAGATAGVLAGLLFTAWGVLTENGKILNLVHWNFTWHDYMLGALGHVVVLGVGVAASLLLPGTPRSSELTWQGWRRRMSSATEMSVPKLSAPFTYSIDREPR; the protein is encoded by the coding sequence ATGCGGACCGCCGATGTGCTTGTGATTGCAGCGTATATCGCCGGGTTGATAGGTATTGGGCTGCGCTTTTCCCGCCGGCAGAATACGACGGATGAGTACTTTGTCGGCGGCCGTTCCATTCCAGGCTGGGCGACTGGGCTCTCGCTACTGGCGACAATCATTACCAGCGTGACGTTCATTGCCTATCCAGGCTCCTCGTACGCCGGCGACTGGTCGCTGATGGTGCCCGGGCTGCTATTTGTCGGTGTGCTGGCGCTGGTTGGGCGCGTCATTGTCCCGTTCTTCCGGCATGTTGTGCGAATGAGCGTGTACGAGTATTTCGGGCATCGCTTCGGACCTAGAGTCCGACTCTATGCCTCGCTTGCATTTGCCGCCGGACACTTCTCGAAGATGGCCTTTGTGTTTTATCTGCTGGCGCTCACACTGGCAGGCATGACCGGATGGCCGGTGCAGCGCATCATCGTATTGACCGCTGCTATTACGATCTTCTACACGCTGATCGGCGGAGTGAAGGCCGTGGTATGGAGCGACGTGGTGCAGGGCTTCGTGCTGTGGACCGGGATATTGGTTTCTCTGGGATATCTGCTCTTTCTTCCTGCGCAAGGGCCGCATGCGGTGCTGGCAGATGTGTGGAAGCATGGCAAGATGAGTCTGGGCAGTACGGCTCTTCGCTTCGATCAGCCGACGATCCTGGTTCTGGTGATTTACGGATTCTTCTTCTATTTGCAGAAGTACACAGCCGACCAGACAGTAGTGCAGCGATACCTGATCGCCAAGTCTGACAAGAGCGCATTACGCGGGATTGCGTTGGGTGCAGGGCTCTGCGTACCTGTATGGGCAGCCTTCATGTTGATCGGAAGCCTATTGTGGAGTTTTTACCGGCTCACCGGCGAGCGTCTTCCGAAGAGTATTACCAAGCCGGATCAGGTGTTTCCACACTTTTTGTTGACTCACCTGCCTGCCGGGTTGGCAGGGCTTTTCATCGCTGCTTTGCTGGGCGCAGCTATGGCGATGCTGGCATCGGATATGAACTGCTTTTCCGTAATCGCGACAGAGGATTTCTATCGGCTGGCGCGGCCGCAGAGTTCGGACCGTGAGTTGCTGCGCGTAGGGCGCATCGTCGTGGCGCTGTGCGGAGCCGCGGCTGCAGCGATGGCCATCCTCCTGGTGCACAGCCAGGGGAGCGCGCTCTCGCTTTACTACACGTTGACTTCCATCGTGGCAGGGGGACTTGCGGGGCTCTTTCTGCTGGCCTTCCTTGTGCCGCGCGCTACACCCGCAGGAGCCACTGCCGGCGTTCTCGCCGGGTTGCTGTTTACGGCGTGGGGCGTGCTCACGGAGAACGGAAAGATCCTAAATCTCGTGCACTGGAACTTTACCTGGCACGACTACATGCTGGGTGCGCTTGGACATGTAGTGGTGCTGGGAGTGGGTGTGGCCGCGAGCCTACTGCTGCCGGGCACGCCGCGATCCAGCGAGCTGACGTGGCAGGGGTGGCGGCGACGCATGTCTTCTGCGACAGAAATGTCTGTGCCCAAACTCTCCGCACCATTCACTTATTCCATCGATCGGGAGCCCAGATGA
- a CDS encoding iron-containing alcohol dehydrogenase, whose amino-acid sequence MRTITFLQPRVLTFGNGCLPDAVTYLRETPHTRIHILGSPSLSQTIEVLSGQLAHAGCSVTAQLAARAEPTIRDFNLALETARNASPTCVLGIGGGSTLDLAKLVAAFVNSTQRVEESFGIGLLRERTCGLVCMPTTSGTGSEASPNAILLDEAAQLKKGVISPHLVPDATFIDPSLTESVPPEVTAATGLDALTHCIEAYTNRHAHPLVDVYALEGVRLAARFLVRAVQDGRDREAREGMARASLYGGLCLGPVNTAAVHALAYPLGGEFHLPHGLSNAVLLPAVFRFNAEAALERHAAVALALGAETGVDAMETAENGARALEDLARACGVEMDLEKHGLRRDAIPKMAEVALSVQRLLRNNPREVTLEAAQQIYAQCFGKS is encoded by the coding sequence ATGCGAACGATTACTTTTCTACAACCGCGTGTTCTGACGTTTGGAAACGGTTGTCTGCCGGATGCAGTGACATATCTGCGGGAGACGCCGCACACACGCATTCATATCCTTGGATCACCCTCGCTTTCGCAGACAATTGAGGTATTGAGCGGGCAACTTGCGCATGCAGGATGTTCAGTGACGGCGCAGCTTGCTGCACGTGCCGAGCCGACGATCCGTGACTTTAATCTGGCACTGGAAACTGCGCGCAATGCAAGCCCAACGTGCGTTCTGGGTATCGGCGGTGGGAGCACGCTCGACCTGGCGAAACTGGTGGCTGCCTTCGTCAATAGCACGCAACGGGTAGAGGAGAGCTTCGGTATCGGCCTGTTGCGGGAGCGCACGTGCGGGCTGGTCTGCATGCCGACGACATCGGGTACGGGCAGCGAGGCCTCTCCGAACGCTATTTTGCTGGATGAAGCAGCGCAGCTAAAGAAGGGTGTGATCAGTCCGCATCTGGTGCCGGATGCAACCTTCATCGATCCATCGCTTACAGAGAGCGTTCCTCCGGAGGTGACTGCGGCGACGGGGCTCGATGCCTTGACACACTGCATCGAGGCATACACAAACAGACATGCGCATCCTCTGGTGGATGTATATGCGCTCGAAGGCGTGCGGCTGGCAGCTCGATTTCTTGTAAGGGCCGTACAGGATGGACGAGATCGCGAGGCTCGTGAGGGGATGGCACGAGCGAGTCTCTATGGTGGCCTGTGTCTTGGTCCAGTGAATACTGCGGCGGTGCATGCGCTGGCTTATCCGCTGGGCGGAGAGTTTCATCTTCCGCATGGGCTTTCCAATGCAGTGCTGTTGCCGGCTGTTTTTCGTTTCAATGCCGAAGCCGCGCTGGAGCGCCATGCTGCGGTTGCGCTCGCCTTGGGGGCAGAGACGGGAGTGGATGCGATGGAGACAGCGGAAAATGGCGCCCGCGCACTCGAAGACTTAGCACGGGCCTGCGGAGTGGAGATGGATCTGGAAAAGCACGGGCTGCGGAGGGATGCAATCCCGAAGATGGCCGAAGTCGCGCTTAGTGTGCAGCGGCTGTTGCGGAATAATCCGCGTGAGGTAACGCTCGAAGCTGCGCAGCAGATTTACGCACAGTGCTTTGGCAAGTCCTGA
- a CDS encoding sialidase family protein, producing MMTRTFRRTLAASLLLTCISAFAEWKPAHNTDPGIHPVTDFVFAPGSASFAQCHASTLIELRHGSLLAAWFGGTKEGAPDVAIYTARFSGGHWSPPVEVAREHDGDKGIPTWNPVLFHTQDGRLWLYYKTGDNPREWSAVRISSTDEGRSWSSPERLPAGIIGPSRTKPLVLPDHLIVSGSSVEAYKAWASWIERSTDDGATWTKIGPITVTEAQDKAEPPAPEPSLSSPELREKDKGPRAFDGIIQPSVVSLGPAHLRLYARSRTLAAKIVVADSYDQGLTWTKTHFLDLPSNNSGLDAVSLLGKNNRPDGRVIMIFNDTPRGRSPLNLAISTDGEHFRVFATLEQGEGEYSYPAIIQTRNGDLEITYTWHRTAIRHVHLSFAEVPRS from the coding sequence ATGATGACTAGAACTTTCCGCCGAACCCTTGCCGCCTCCCTGCTACTGACCTGCATTTCCGCATTTGCGGAATGGAAACCAGCGCACAATACAGACCCCGGCATTCACCCGGTCACCGACTTTGTCTTCGCTCCAGGCTCGGCCTCCTTCGCGCAGTGTCATGCCTCTACGCTCATCGAGCTCCGCCATGGCTCATTGCTGGCCGCATGGTTTGGTGGCACCAAGGAGGGCGCGCCCGACGTCGCCATCTACACGGCACGTTTCTCTGGCGGCCATTGGTCGCCACCCGTAGAAGTTGCACGCGAGCACGACGGCGACAAAGGCATTCCAACATGGAATCCAGTTCTCTTCCATACCCAGGACGGTCGACTCTGGCTCTACTACAAGACCGGAGATAATCCGCGCGAATGGTCTGCCGTTCGCATCTCGAGCACGGATGAAGGCCGCAGCTGGTCGAGTCCCGAGCGCCTGCCTGCGGGCATCATCGGTCCCAGCCGCACCAAGCCGCTGGTGCTGCCGGATCACCTCATCGTCAGCGGTTCCTCCGTTGAGGCCTACAAAGCTTGGGCCTCATGGATCGAACGGAGCACCGATGATGGCGCCACATGGACAAAGATTGGTCCAATCACAGTGACAGAAGCCCAGGATAAGGCAGAGCCGCCAGCGCCTGAACCCTCTCTCAGCTCACCCGAACTGCGCGAGAAAGACAAAGGACCACGCGCCTTCGACGGCATCATTCAACCATCCGTCGTGTCTCTCGGGCCTGCGCATCTGCGTCTCTATGCACGATCTCGCACGCTTGCCGCAAAGATTGTTGTAGCCGACTCCTACGACCAGGGACTCACCTGGACAAAGACTCATTTCCTTGATCTGCCCAGCAACAATTCCGGACTCGACGCCGTGTCTCTGCTCGGCAAAAACAACCGTCCCGACGGCCGCGTGATCATGATCTTCAACGACACTCCGCGCGGACGCTCACCACTCAACCTCGCCATCAGTACCGACGGCGAGCACTTTCGCGTCTTCGCAACACTCGAGCAGGGAGAAGGAGAATACTCGTACCCTGCCATCATCCAGACACGCAACGGCGATCTGGAAATCACCTACACCTGGCATCGCACCGCCATCCGGCACGTCCATCTTTCTTTCGCGGAAGTCCCTCGCTCCTGA
- a CDS encoding HpcH/HpaI aldolase family protein: MNRLHAAIGMNKGKPLLGAALYSYDPIFLEIAGHLGFQVIWIEMEHAAITFAEAADLCRMAQGAGLLTMIRIPDARRESVLKASECGPDMIDIPMADSPEQVSELVRYAKFAPMGARGFFSVSRAIKYGIVDSVPEEQQKLNQELALLAQVETKESLARIEEIAAIPGVDIFIGPADLAASMGLPGQTGHPQVLAAAEHIVSVARQHHKKVVTACGTADYTHWIRLGVDLLFCTNNIVCLKVGAQHALDAAKKACAEADAQTGVRHSAEPAPMRILR; this comes from the coding sequence ATGAATCGCCTGCATGCTGCAATCGGAATGAACAAGGGAAAGCCTCTGCTCGGCGCCGCGCTCTATTCCTACGACCCGATCTTCCTCGAAATTGCCGGACACCTGGGCTTCCAGGTGATCTGGATTGAAATGGAGCATGCAGCGATCACCTTTGCTGAAGCGGCGGATCTGTGCCGGATGGCTCAAGGGGCTGGGTTGTTGACGATGATCCGCATCCCCGATGCACGTCGGGAGAGCGTCCTGAAGGCCTCGGAGTGTGGGCCAGATATGATCGACATCCCCATGGCCGATTCGCCCGAGCAGGTCTCCGAACTCGTGCGGTATGCGAAGTTCGCACCGATGGGGGCGCGCGGATTCTTCAGCGTATCTCGTGCTATCAAGTACGGCATTGTAGACAGCGTGCCCGAGGAGCAGCAGAAGCTGAACCAGGAATTGGCCCTCCTGGCGCAGGTGGAGACGAAGGAATCGCTGGCGCGGATTGAGGAGATTGCCGCTATTCCTGGCGTGGATATTTTTATTGGACCGGCGGATCTCGCTGCGAGTATGGGGCTTCCGGGACAAACTGGACATCCTCAGGTTCTCGCCGCCGCCGAACATATTGTCAGCGTGGCGCGACAGCATCACAAGAAAGTTGTGACTGCGTGCGGCACAGCGGATTACACCCACTGGATTCGGCTGGGTGTGGACCTGCTCTTCTGCACGAACAACATCGTGTGCCTGAAGGTGGGAGCACAGCATGCGCTGGATGCCGCGAAGAAAGCTTGCGCCGAAGCGGATGCGCAGACCGGTGTGCGTCATAGTGCGGAGCCCGCTCCGATGCGCATTTTGCGGTAA